tcaTTTTCTACCGGGGCGCCTTACTACTATGCTGACCCtgtaaaaacaacacatttcactgcacctatccggtgtatgtgtcATTCACACATTGAACCATGACCATAAATAATATTTCCTATGGGACCCATTATAAGCAAAAACATTGTACAGTTCATGTAACTGAGTCAATAGACTTATTTAGGGTGTGTGGAACCTAATCTCAAGAATGTGCCGTAAGATTTTAAAAGCTCTGACTTCTATTAAGAGAGTATGATGGAATACAAAAAAGGGAGGGGTCatgctaggtgtgtgtgtgtgtgtgtgtgtgtgtgtgtgtgtgtgagtgatgggAGGTCAGTGTTAGTGCTCTGCCAAGTCTGCAGTATACATTTCCCTTGGGATGCAGCCTAATGTGAAAGCGTATTCCAATTCAAAGTCTGTAACAAGGGGTGCAGACACATCCTTAAAGGGCTGTGCTATTACATTCATATTGACCATATCCTTATCTCAACTCCACATCATACATTAGAGACTGAATTCAGCCAATGGTCTTCTAGATTTCTGCAACAATTATGCCACCACATTGGTATCTTTATAGATTGTTTGGTTTGGTTCTTACCTTCTTGTAGTATATGTGTTGGTTGTACAGCCTTGACTCTGTACTGCCTGGCCCTCCATCCCGGCCAGGGAGCCTGGACTATCTCTCTGTCGGACAGCCAGGTGACAGTCTCGAAGTTGTCTCCGTTAGCCAGCGCATCGACCTCTGCACTGTGGACCCCGACCTGTTGGAACTGATGCAGACCACCTGAGTGGTCGAAGTGGGCGTGGGTGGCGATAGCCAAAAGGGGGTTCTTTCGCTGCGGGTCGTCTCCAAGCAGACTTTTGGAGTTAATGTAGTCAGGTAAGCTCCTCAAACCCAAGCCTGTGTCTATCACTACGTCTTGGTGAGATCCTCGGAGGAGCCAAATATTAGCTCTGTTTGACGATTCGAAAAACTTCTCCTGGATCCAGTATAGTCCTTCTCCGAGGGATTTATGCGCGTACCAGTCTGTGGCAGACATCCCAGGTCATGCACTTGGCGACGCGTAATAACAAAGATGCGGTCAATTGCCGTTTTTCTGCTACACACAGGTACTGTAATATCACTGTATTTGAATGTCTATGATTTTAATACGCAAAAATAATGGTGGCGCCGGACACACCCTTGTGGGAGGAACGCATGTTGACTGGACGGATAGATGTATGACTGCACTGTGAAAACCAAAAGCTATTGGTTAGAACACACCTACCCATGTCGTCATATAAACCATGCCCAATGTATGTATCGCTACAAAGTATCAGCTGTGCGCAAAGGAGAACGAAAAGGACCTACAATTCACCGGTGGCGTGGTCGCGTGGTAATTAGGTCCTACTTTTAATTTAATGACATTCGACTATTTGATTAACCCACACAGAACACGCTATTCTAGTTCAAAAAAGATAACAAACATGCAATGGATTTCAATTCACACAATGGGCTGactgtagctaggtttccatccaatttgtgacagcttttcatgcgaatattctaaaatctgcataaaacaatatgcgcattttcccaccagagatctGTTGCCATCAAACTGACTTTCGCATTTTCAACtatttttcaactctactgatggttgtCACAAAAAACTTGCGTTATATAGCAAACGTGCCCattctggtcttggcacatgcgctgttgcagatacagtgcgggtaggctactTAGCCTACATTATGAGACTATTATGGATAAactatattatttatatttgtcaaacggcagccaagcatcgatgatcatgtcaccagaataagaccctcgacatgtcaagctcatcaccttgcacattcaccaccctgtgaagttcatcataatgtatttcatctgtagcctaataaactgctgaatttcccgagtcatagtgggaggaccacacaacatttCATCATCGCaaatttacttcgatatgatcgttattatatcaatatttgcgcatagaggcgtttccaccaccatgtaTTGCTTAATTAATTTTACccacacaaaaagatcccaccatgtcgaacgaaaaTTGTCTTatcagcatttataaaattgtaccgacaGCCCGGGCGTTAGTTTTTTCGTACATCAGGTAATTCATGggcatgaaatggttggatggaaacgtggttagtgatGCATTGACAGCTGACACTATTAACCAGGTTTAcgtccaacctttttatgcgagtaaagtgcATGTCGCATAAGAAAAGTAACGCATTTTTgtcaggcctgatggaaacagaaaaatttccggtaaactttccaaatgtcgacgaaacaaaatacgctagacaagttGGGATCTTTTGTTGttggtaaaatgaattatgcgagaaatgtcagTGCAAACgcttttatgcacaaatattgatataggCTAATAACCATcctatcaaagtaaacttggagacacgcgatgacatgttgtgtggtcttTCCACAATGTGTCGGGAAAGCATCCAGTTTAttacaaatgaaataaatgatgatgaacttcacagggtggtgaaagtgcaaggtgatgagcttgatgcttctttccaataaatatcgagaggtcttattctggtgacatgacaaataaaaataaccttgctcttttgtccataataatctcatcatgtaggctatacctgcgctctagccaacagttgTGCGCTCTTGGCTACTATATAACGCAACATTTGTTTTGTGagaaccatcagtagagttgaaaatgccatagaaacccatttaacttgtattttttattcgctACATTGGAATTTAACCACAAagggtatttttatgtgcactatctCATCACGCACAGGCTTTTGTCTGCAACatgtcaatttgatggaaacatctctggttggaaaatgcacatattgtttttatgcggattttagaatattcccatgaaaatctgtcgccaattggatggaaatatAGCCAGTGAAATTAATTTGAAATGttcctgtttgtttgtgtgtgtgtgtgtgcatgagggtGTCATCCACACccaaaatctgagggggcacaaagtatgtGAGGATGGCTGGGGTCTGGCAGGGGATTAAATTGGAGAACTTTGCATTTTTCATACACCTGAAACCGCTTTTCCTGCAATCTTGTCATAATCactatgcttaattctatgtcaaattatgtcaatttttctgcatatctaagcatacctctgtatcctcctgactggtgggaattagtcttattcagtacatttagttattgcttgcttttctaaagtctaccaaccttgccagctaCAAACTAGCTACTCGAatttgattgatagcctgaaaggGCTTCTTGGTAGCTGCTTTTAGCAATGCTAATATTTACACACTAGCTTTGCAAGGAATTACATTGTAAAAATGGAATAGTCCGCTGGAAGccagaagttaaataaaataaaataaaatttcaGCTTACTCTGTTGATTGTCTGTAGGCTTGGTCTTTATGCAGGGGGGAATACAATTAAAATAAACATCTAATGGAACATATAATTCAACATAATTTCCAAACGTGGGTCTGTTGTAGATCCATGAAGTTACTCAGCAAAGTCAGTTCCTTTGCTTacctcatgtcaaaataaaagtcccccacaaTTTTTTGCAGGTATGGCACACGTGAAGCAGAGAGGAAGTGATTCtacaaatcaaataaaaaatcaaataaaagtcTATTGTcactttgtaaacaacaggtgtccttttccaacaatgcagggTTAAAGATACAACATAGAAATAGTggcacaaggaataaatacacagtaaaaacgaataacaataatgagtcaaaataacatggctatatacagggagtaccagtaccgagtcgatatgcaggggtacgaggGGTACAACAGACCCACGTTTGGAAAGTCTGTTTAATTTATGTTCTATTAGATGTTTTGTGTAAAAAAAATTGCAAGCTACTTCCTAGCAATGCTAGTGTGTAAATACTAGCGTTTCTAAAAGCAGCtagcttcttggtagctagttatgaggttgggagattgggaacctatctgggctagctaaagccaacttcataaaattgctaggtgctagtagtattacagagaaacaacaaaaaagtaaatacgtataaaaaataaaaattacaggacaaatctgagggggcatgtgtttgtgtgcgcgtgtTTGTGAGAGAATGTGAACATCACCATGTCCTCTGTAATATAGGTTATTGCGTGTTGGAAGCAGCAGCCCCATCATAGTGCAGACATGGCTGGTGGTAAAGGCCGTGGTATAGCTGCCTTCAGCTTCAACATCGAATCCCTGGGCCTCAGCAGGGGGAATATGCCTCAGACCAGAGTGGGGCCCAACAAGCTGTATCCAGTGAGTAGTACTATACTGACTGCATTTACCAGGCTTATGGTCTCTGTTTCCTGGACCAGTAAGAGACATTGTCTTGGGAAGAATGGGCTTTtagtacatttacgtcatttagcacagtgtttcccaactccagtcctccagtaccacCAAAAGCACACGTTTCagttgtagccccagacaaactCACATGATTCAACTGAtggagggcttgatgattagttaacAAGTTGAATCACGTGTGCTTGTCCGTgactacaacaaaaatgtgtactgctgagggtactggaggactggagttgggagacactgatttagcagacactcttatccagagggacttacaggagcaattagggttaagtgccttgctcaagggcacatcgacatgtTTTTTTGACATAGTCGGcccggggattcaaaccagcgactttTCAGTTACTCGCCCAAcgttcttaaccactaggctacctgctgccataAAGTACAACAGTTTCACTGATGAAAAATTATGAAATAGCTTCTTTACTATGGGAACAACCTCTACTGGTTCTGGGTGGATTGCTGGTGGGCTTAATTATTTTCCCCATTCAGGATGTGGAGTTCAAGCCTGTGCCGTTGAAAGTGGGAGAAGATGAGGACTACATGCTAGCCCTGAAACAGGAGATAAGGGGAACCATGAGACAACTACCCCACAACATCAGGCCTCTGGCTGGGAAAGGAGGTGAGAGAGTGCATTATCAGCAATGGTGAGTGTATCTCATCATCCATTAAGAAAATGGCGTGAGGTAATGTAACACTGTAGACAGAGAGGCAGATCTAGGAGAGAATATTGAGTTATAAATTCCTAAACTTGGATTTCGAGCACATTCTTTTCTGGGGTAAGATTATGTATCCGTATCAAGTGCAGCCTTATCGTGGCTTATTGATGTATAGTAGAAATAACTGCTTTATCTGTACTTTTGAGTCAGTTGGTCATATGCTCAATGTACTACAGAAAATTATATGTATTTAAGAGATATTTCCAGCAGATACAAAATGTGCTTGCTGACTTGAGTGTTTAGTTTCCGTTTGTGTGAGTATCCATGCATAACCTTTACTGTTTACATATCAAATAGATGTGGAAAGATACAAGGAGAGGTATCAGAGACAAAATATGTTGGATGAGGAGTGGACACCAGGTAATTGGTCAATTTGGACATTATCAGATTAAAGTCCCCATGCAgtctttttaaatgtattttaaaatcCTCACTGTGTCTGATAAATCATGGTGTGGgtttatttcatgaaaataactTTTACCATTGAACTGCTCAGTCTCATTGTTTTTCGGCGAAATGATACAAGTAAAACAAATATTTACATACAGCGCTGATTGGCTAGACTCTAGAGCAGGGTTCTCCAATCCTGTTTCTGGAGAGCTACCAtactgtaggttttcagtccaaccctcatctagcacacctgattctaataattagctgggtgataagctgaatcaggttagttacaactggggttggagtgaaaaactacaggagggtagctctccaggaacagggttggagagccctgctctagAGCTACCCTGCttaccccttcaaagtaggaggatgcatatgcaaataaaagatggctggtcattggtcagaatgatcagatcagattgtgatctgtgggccaaaaactccatcccacctgaaAAGGCTGACATTTTTTTCAAAAAGCTCTTGCACTAAAagggcatacagtgaggga
The DNA window shown above is from Coregonus clupeaformis isolate EN_2021a chromosome 18, ASM2061545v1, whole genome shotgun sequence and carries:
- the LOC121587514 gene encoding metallo-beta-lactamase domain-containing protein 2, with the translated sequence MSATDWYAHKSLGEGLYWIQEKFFESSNRANIWLLRGSHQDVVIDTGLGLRSLPDYINSKSLLGDDPQRKNPLLAIATHAHFDHSGGLHQFQQVGVHSAEVDALANGDNFETVTWLSDREIVQAPWPGWRARQYRVKAVQPTHILQEGDVINLGDRQLTVLHMPGHSRGSICLHDGDNKMLFSGDVVYDGAMIDWLPTSRVSDYISSCERLVGLVDSEQVDQVMPGHYHTFGAKRLHRIASGYIDKAGTCPARFSTFAWRTLAGLALRAYNTRGIC